AGAAATATATACGTAACAAAATACGGGACCATCTAACAATGATTCAGTTTGGTCATTACATAGATATCACCGGATAGATGGTCTTGCTCATTCTAAAAATAGTTCCCTGGCCGACAAAAACTTTGCATAATTCACCGTATCCAACCATTCAAGTCAATAAAATACTGGCCGTCACTAAACTTCCCCAAAACGAAATCAAACAGTCATATCACAAAAGATATCAACACGATAGCTTTATACAAATACCAGTGTAATTTAATGTGAATGATAGcaaaaaagaaatacaaagtTTTCAAGTAAATTAAGGTTATACAGTAGTAGTTATCCGTTATTACcaaaatcatcaacaaatttGAAGCTCCTCCAGCTCATTGGCCGGTCACAAtagatattattttataattatatcttcaatttacttttaaattaaactTCCTACCAATTAACAACACATACAtcacaaacatatacatatctaagcagaataataaattaataatgtttaaatgagatgaaaaaaaaagtacctGTTTCTAAAGAACTATGACGATAGATAACAACGACGGAGGTAGATGGCCGGAGAGTCACCGGCGATGGAGCAATTATGACATAATTAGATCTCTGAAAAGATCGGAAAATACGAATTTGAGAAGTCAGCCGCTTATTACAAGTCAACGAATCAAGGTGTTGAGCGGCCCATGGGCCGGTAGGTCCATCAAATCCAATATACATACAAACTCTAACTTACCACATGTTATAAATCTAcgattaaaattattttgtacTATTTGTAACAAGATTAAATGAGTTTAAAGATAAAGAAGATATAGATAgtataagttataatttaaaaaatatggtAAACAATTTGTCAATTGATTCAGAAACATTAGATTCTAAAATCACTAGTTAGTCTAGTCCCAATACAAGTATGCATACAAACTTTTAAGGCATAAGCATGCATAGCCAAAACTTCATGATGAATCAAATTAGATGTTCATGCCAATGTATGGGTATAGGTGAGTTTGGATGATGTGAGCAAGCCGAAATGATTGAATCAAAACATTTGAGCCATGGATCATCAAATTAACTTTTGCTGTTTGAGTCTTCTAGATCCGGTCCCTTGGTTGTGGTCTAAGTTATCCACCATTTGTCTCCGTAACTTTTGCAAGTCTTCATCGCTCACCTGACCATTGTTCGTCTTGTACAGCTTGTACGCTGCAGCTATCTTGTTCTTGCATTCTTTGCTTGCAATTTCATGAGAAATTACTAAAAGCACAATGCACACGGAAAAGTATTTGAATTAGAATATGATTTGATTAGAGTAAACAAATAATGTTCATGAAATTATACTTACTTGGTTTTGGATAGTCTTTTCCTATGATACAATTTGCTTTTGTTTGAATGCTTAATGGAGCTGTCCATGGCTCGTAAATATACTCTTTGGGCATATCTGTATCGTTACAAATGACTTCAGATTCTGTGCCTAAATggctatatataatatactactATTAACAAAAACCAGAAAAGCAAGTGAAGTTTGACCTTTTAGGACAGGAAGAAAGTGTCTGATGTATGCACCAGTAGGATCATATTTCTTCCCAAATGTTATCGGAGAATAGATACGATGATACTGACCAAAAGAATAAAAACATGGTTGTTGGTTATTTTACAAATGTTGCCATTTTGTATCTAGTGATTGATGAAGTAAGAAGTAGGGTAATCACCTGGTAGAAAAATGCTGAGCATGATAGCCATAACCAGTTTCCGTTGTTAATCGCCCAATCTGAATCCACGAGGAGTCTCTCAAAAACATCACGCCCTTTTTCCCAGTGAACAAACTGTGAACAGAGAGTTATTTAAGTTCAGTCAGTAGAAGCTATAAAAATGAGTAATCTTGTAAGATACTACAGCCATTTACCAGATCTCCCCGAGTTAGAAAGCAAGCAACAGAATGGCGAGCCAAATGGTGGATCCAACCCCATTTCCGGAGCTACAAGAACATAGATGAGCATCAACTCAAAATTACTCGATTTAGATAGTTGGAACAAGTAAAGTTGATACAAGTATTAACTATAAACCTGGACCATGATGGCATCGATCCAAGGAAACCCTGTCCGAGCATCCCTCCATGCAGCCAGCAATTCGTCATCGTTATTCCAAGGTATCTACAAAAAGTTCAATCATTTGGTAGCCGAAATGCAGCAAAGTGTAGAATAGCCACTTCTCAAACACCGATATTGAATATCTTTTACTATATTCAAGTACCTCTAGCTAAAATTTCAGTATTTTGCATAAGTTGGAATTTGATTTTTGGCCAGTCCTGCATATATTCCTAAAGGACTCCTAAATAACTCTGAAATATGTTTATCTGTCATGCATTTGTTTATCTTTTAGGAGATATATGGTAAACTACAAACATCTTTATTTTACATGAACTAGGATGATTTGCTGATGAGATGTAACCTATTAAAACCTTAAATGGTTACCTGTCTGCAAATTGCATTATTCCTCATTCGGTCGAAATTAACAGTGCCAAAACCAACAGTGTAGAAGAAGTCTCTCCATAACAGCTGTAAAAGCCAAAAGTATAAATCAAGCCACCAGATATGCAACCATTTCTTGTTAGAATCAAGTATACTGACCTGTCCACTAAGAGAAACTGGCGGAAGGGTATGGTGTTTGACctctttttcaatttctttgagGCATTGGTAAAAATACCTTGAAGATAAGCAGCCAAACTTCCATACAATAGCAAACAAATGGGATTAGAAGCCTCGGGAGACAAGAATAAAGAAATTTACAGCACTAACTTACTTTTAAGTAAGGTGATAACATTGTCGTCGCAGGCTTTAAAAATGCAGACGGATCACCATTTGGCTTCTCAAATTTGGCAACCCATTCCTGAAATTATGTAGTAATGAAGACCAAAATAGAAGGTACTTGCATTTTTGCGGATGATCATAACCAAAGAGTAGAAAGTGTAACGATCAATCAAATGTGTAACCTTATCATTAATTGATTCTCTAAGTCTCCTCAGCGCTTCAGATTCACCACCTTTAAATATAGGTGTTTCGTCCTGCAGTGTAGAGATTATTGTAAGCAGTGGAGGATATATGGTCTTTGACCACAGTATGCACTACTTGAGTACTTTCACACACACGATCCAGATATGTACTACAACTATAAAATTTTCTAGCGTTTATGTTACActttaaacaaaagaaaagaaggagaAGA
The Erigeron canadensis isolate Cc75 chromosome 2, C_canadensis_v1, whole genome shotgun sequence DNA segment above includes these coding regions:
- the LOC122588789 gene encoding (6-4)DNA photolyase gives rise to the protein MASGSNSLMWFRKGLRIHDNPALEYAAKNSSHVYPVFVIDPHYMKPDPTAFSPGSKFAGLNRIRFLLESLTDLDCSLKKISSRLLVLHGDPGDVVIRCLKEWDIKKLCFEYDTDPYYQALDRKVKNYALDSGVEIFSPVSHTLFNPAEIIQKNGGKPPMNCQLILKIAGEPHWLSSSLSTTVPTLPPVGDVGSCEISEVPTVKQLGYEDNQEDETPIFKGGESEALRRLRESINDKEWVAKFEKPNGDPSAFLKPATTMLSPYLKFGCLSSRYFYQCLKEIEKEVKHHTLPPVSLSGQLLWRDFFYTVGFGTVNFDRMRNNAICRQIPWNNDDELLAAWRDARTGFPWIDAIMVQLRKWGWIHHLARHSVACFLTRGDLFVHWEKGRDVFERLLVDSDWAINNGNWLWLSCSAFFYQYHRIYSPITFGKKYDPTGAYIRHFLPVLKDMPKEYIYEPWTAPLSIQTKANCIIGKDYPKPIISHEIASKECKNKIAAAYKLYKTNNGQVSDEDLQKLRRQMVDNLDHNQGTGSRRLKQQKLI